CGGCCGGCTCGCGGCGCCGGCGGGCGGAGACGTCGACCGCCACGACGACCCGGGCGCCCAGGGCCCGCGCCGCCTCCGCCGGCACCTTGTCCTTCACCGCGCCGTCGACGAGGATGTAGGGCCCCATCCGCTTGGGCTCGAAGATCCCGGGGATCGCGATGCTGGCGCGCACCGCCGCGGCCAGACTGCCCTTGTCCACGACGATGGCAGCGGGCATCGCCCGCTGCACCCGCTCGCGGTAGGCCGGGGGGCAGAACACCACCGCCCGACCGGACCGGACGTCGGCGGCCATGATCCCCACCGGCCGCTGGAGCTGCTCGAGCCGTGCGCCGCGCGTCCAGAGCCCGAACAAGCGCTCGAGCTTCTGCCCCTGGATCACGCCCTGGGGCACGGGCCGCCGCGGACGCCAGCGCAGCCGCAGGACCTGGGCGATGACCGCCAGCACCGAGCCCCAGGTGAGGTTGGAATCGTAGAGTTCGACGGAACGGAGGCGGCGCGAGACCTCTTCCATCTGGGCCGGCGTCCAGCCACACGCCCAGAGGGCCGCCAGGATGGCGCCGCTCGAGGTCCCGGTGACCACGTCCGGCGCGTACCCGGCATCCTGCAGCGCCCGCAGCACCCCGACGTGGGCCAACCCGCGCAGGCCGCCGCCCCCAAGGGCGAGGCCGAGCTCCATGGGCTCCTGTTGGCCGCTCATGGCGCGCCCTCCCAACGCCCGTTCCGACCGTCCCCCGTAGGGGAACTCGCGCGATGGCCTGCCGCCCCTGCCCACGATCCGCCTACCCTGGCCCACGATCCGACTGCCTTACGTAAGAGATTACCTGAAGAGATTACCTGAAGTCGCTCGCCTGCGGCCGTCGCACGATCCTGGCCGCCATCGCCCCCTCTCCCCGCCGCCGCCGTCGGCCCGTGTCCCCGCGGCCATCGCCACGCGACGCCCGCGGCGTCGCCCGGCGACCCCGCCCTCGCCAGGCTCGCTGGTCGACGGGGGTCGGCGATGCCCATGGCCTCGGCGATCCTCGCCGGCCCTCCCCGAGCGGCCCCCGCCGGCCACGGGTCCTCCTCTGGCCTCAACGGGCCCGCGCCAGGGTCCGGTCGAGCACGGTGGCGAACATGGCCGCGCCCCGCTCCGCCCGGATCCGACTGTTGGTGTGGGCCCCCACCTCGATCAGCAGCGTCCGCGGCCCCAGGTCCTGGTTGTAGTTCCCCCGCCCGTAGTAGATGCCCTTGACCAGGCCGGGGAAGCTGCGGTCCGCCTCCGCCTTCAGGCGCCGGGCGAAGGCCAGGTTCGTCCGGTGGAAGGGGTTCTCGCGCCCCACCACCAACCGGATCTGGGTCACCGGCTCCCCCTTGACCACCTCCCGGTAGAACTCGGGCGGCGTCGCG
The sequence above is drawn from the Thermaerobacter sp. FW80 genome and encodes:
- a CDS encoding patatin-like phospholipase family protein; translated protein: MSGQQEPMELGLALGGGGLRGLAHVGVLRALQDAGYAPDVVTGTSSGAILAALWACGWTPAQMEEVSRRLRSVELYDSNLTWGSVLAVIAQVLRLRWRPRRPVPQGVIQGQKLERLFGLWTRGARLEQLQRPVGIMAADVRSGRAVVFCPPAYRERVQRAMPAAIVVDKGSLAAAVRASIAIPGIFEPKRMGPYILVDGAVKDKVPAEAARALGARVVVAVDVSARRRREPAGLLDYLGQAFDLMARDLAGFKLERFADLVLQPDLPDVELTDLHRVPECIEAGARALREALADLERLLHPAAPEAASGQAVT